TGAAAACAGTTCATTTTGCCaacaaaatttgagagtgtgccactgaattttacatccagtcgtaCATGTGCAACCAGTACATTTGACcacttttttttgtgatttgacactgaatttgaaacagcacactACTTTCTtaatctatcattaaagtattttttagtaatacagtggaaatttgtagaaatgtgaatatttggttagcatgttgatttacagtgtgtgcccctaaattttctgcttgcgcccctaaaatgttcagttgggggccactgtgctcctagtgaaaaaagttagtctggagccctgtatgCGAGTCACATAAAGTGACAGACAGTGTACTAATAAAagtgcagaaatgttataaaaatattttatttccttatttcaaatgtattggAAACATTACACATTTAATTTCAAATGAAAGCATTATTTTGCATATATTGCAAAATTTACAAGTATGTCTTGTTCTTTTGAAGGgaacaaagaaaatgaaaagtaaGCTGTTGAACGTTTTTAAGGTTTCACTTCACTTTTTATTATTGAGTAATAACTCAAAACAAGTAGTGTGGATATCATCATTACCAATgggtcttttatttttttattacactACTACATTTATAAGTAAATCATTTCCAATGCAGAAATATTACTTATAACAGTGGTTTATGAGGTTACTAATGTTGCAgtgctttttttattaaacacaacTGTATATGGGTCAATTACATGAAGGACAGGTACCTATTAGTATGTATTTTGCCTCATGCTTTATCACGTTTGTCTGTCCTCAGGAACTGGACAGTGAACTACCTGTCCATGAGCCATATTTTGTCCAGCACCCGGATCAGTGCATGCCGGCGAGCTCGTCTATGCGAGTGACATGGCTGGGTCATGCCACTGTACTGGTGGAGATGGACGGACTGGTGCTTTTGACCGATCCCATGTTCAGCCAGAGAGCCTCTCCAATGCCATTCATGGGCCCGAAGCGTTACCGTGGCCCACCCTGCACTGTACAACAGCTTCCTCGACTAGATGCCGTCGTGATCAGCCACTCGCACTACGATCACCTCGACGCAGATTCGGTGGCAGCGCTCAATGCTCGATTTGGTTCTGAGCTGCGCTGGTTCGTCCCGCTCGGGTTGGCTGAATGGATGCAGAAAGCAGGCTGTGAGAACGTCATCGAGCTGGACTGGTGGGCGGGCGAGCGGATTCCCGGTCATGATGATGTTAGGGTTTTTTGCACACCTGCGCAGCACTGGTGCAAACGCTCAGCTTTGGATGACAACAAAGCATTGTGGGGAAGCTGGACTGTCGTGGGACCTCGTAATCGTTTCTTCTTTGCTGGAGATACAGGGTACTGCTCCTCATTTCAGGAGATAGGGAAACATTTTGGACCGTTTGACCTGGCTGCCATCCCGATAGGAGCATACCTGCCCAGGTACATTTACGTTTACTCATTTAGCAAATGCTGTGACTGGCATGGCATGAAAGAACAAGTGTGGTTGTTTTTCTAGTGTATTTATAATGATTGAACTTCTTTAGAGGGATCATGAAATCTCAGCATGTGGACCCAGAAGAGGCTGTTAAGATCCATATCGACATTAAGGCGAGAAACTCATTGGCCATTCACTGGGGGACTTTTGCTTTAGCTTATGAGGTATGAGCTTGTCTGCCTTTTCCACACAAACACAAGCATGATTTCATTCTCTCAGTCTGAATGGTTTTGAGCTAGCTAGTTGTCTCATACTGTGTAATTGTTGTTCGGGGAGTCCAGGCTTTGTTGTTGTATTGCATCAGGCTTTACTGCCCTGCCTACATAACTCTCTGTGGGAGTATGTGATATGAAGAAGTATTTAGCTGAACACATTATTGTATTAATAAATATTGCATATAGAATTATTTAGGAATTATCGCAGGGATTTTCAAACTTTATTGTCAGCCGAACCCCCTTGACCTAGTAAATATAAATAGCACATTTGCCTGATTAACCATTTATTTTTCATCAATTTCATAGTAGTATTTTACATAGTTTTTGTTATTACCTGTTATTGGACCTTTGTCTggtcattttcttttattggCACATCATCTCcgttcattttttattattttaattttctgaTACATTGTAGTGTGTAATGGTCACATGCAATGCAGAGTaaagaaataaattaatttattttttagtaaGTAGTTATTTagataatgtttttaattttaaataatttatttacatttttatgcattttgcaggtGCATTTTTCTTCAGTATTACACAGCCATACTTTAGATCGGGGtaggcattcctggtcctggagggtcACTGTCCGGCAAAGTTTAACCAAATACACCTATATGCCATTTCCAAGTTATAATCCTGCAGCCTTTTATTCGATTTTtaaggtgtgtttgattagggttggagctaaactttgcaggacagtggccctccaggaccagggatGCCCACCCCTGTTTTAGATATAGcggggtcaatgacgtgacgttaattattttgtgtctgtatggTTAAATTAacggttaaaatttcaaaatacatttgcagattatttttatacattctcttttttgaggaccaagtctaaaatttctggtttaatttcattttgaaagaatatctgggggataattgcagaaatgtcaatgtggtgtaaccggtgtgtgtcaattggtgtaactagtatttttttaaatgaaaatataaaaaaaagtggaataaaatataattatctagttaagtgtaatatgattttgaTAGTGCTGGGCAAGGATTAATCGCGATTGATCGCATACAAAATGTAAGTgttttttggcataatatatgagtgtgtgctctgtgtaattattatgtatatataaatacacacacacacacattcatgtatgtatttaagaaccatttaaatgtttatatatatttattcatatttttatatattttatattaaaaataaattttaaaaaatgatatataagtaaaacaattctgaaatgaatatatgaatgtgtgtgtggttaaatatacacaataattagacacagtacacgcacatatattatgcagaaaatcacttttattttgtatgcgattaatcgcgattaatctttgcccagcactagattttttacatacaattttacataatttgtcaaagattatttagaaaacagagctggggcctcatttataaaatgctgcatagaaaccatcctacatttgatcttacgatcatttatcaaCAATGTGTAGGTGTGATTCATAAAATGAACGTACGCACAGAAAACACGCCTacccctttctttcagatgtgaaatctataaattaCAAATGACCTTGAACTTGCGCAgttgagcagtttcagatctctgcctttaaacaacgcctaattaatgtcatagatATAAAAAAGAGTGCTTGTCAGTGTTTAAATTCTTTAtaagcagcaagaatggcttatattttttttaaaaatgcagcaATCAGataagcaaaagtgcgtacgtctgctcagaccctgacgtaagcacttttccacgtcaaagacgttttttataaatatggactttgccgtgatttttgcgtacgcacactttacgatgaAATCTGTgtgtacgcacgctttataaatgagggccctgttttcagcatatgtcaggacaaatattacaaaaacgcattaaaatttacatttagaaataacgaataaaattatattttaaaatgatttttttatgattacgcttacatgccatcaaggtggataaaatatttaatatttctcattcttttgcGCAATTGgaggttacaccatttgacattttcaggtccattcagtccaactttcataaaaatggtgcaaatgtaattttttattgcataaaattaacataaatacactatgtgcattgaaataaacctgatgtgTGCTTTTAAACAaggtttttaaaaagatttttgaatttctcatcttacCAAACCACTTGTTGCCACTGACCCAGCTACAGTACCACCACCAACCTGAGAAAAACATGTATTTCAGAAGAAGGCAGGTGCTTCAAGGATAAAAGTTCCTTGAAATAAAAGTAGTCAAGCATAAGTTCCTACATGTGTTCAGGTGAAAAAAACAAGAAAGCATTACCACAGATATATGTCAATTTTGTCAAGTCTATGTTGGTGTAGcacaggggtgtccagacttttttgtgtggtgatctacttttaaaatgataaagcagacaagatctacctgctaaaaaacacagttacattttttaataacactttaaatgcgtgtTAGGACTATAATGCATATCTCTACATTGAATTTAAGGCTGTCCCCATTAGGCTACTCCATTAtttttgagagtatagttcctatctgcctagaaaatcgcaacttttaattttccgtcggccttagtacacgatgtaactacagaagagtcaagttttaaataggaaaaatatcgaaactctttggttattttttagcacaatgctaatggtctaatcagattcaatgaattatgctaagctatgccaaATCGACTGAAtcgattccaaaactgtaaaaatcaaatgtttaactgctATAAAGACAAACGGTCATCAtttaaattagggatgcacgatatatcggccgacatatcgttatcggccgataactgcttatttttatcggactgatagcaaaattaggccgataaatgaaagccgataaatgatggattattttggtttgttgaaccacttcacttgctcattgctggccatgtgaagttttgattggtgctttctgtgacatagcacgaagatgacacatgttgcAGGCtgaagaagagtatgctagtctagcgcaaagacaagatgtccgcggtctgggagttttcattgtgaaattaatatgaatatttatcggcctatatattggttatcggcccccaaatataaagagttatcggtatctgCC
The sequence above is a segment of the Misgurnus anguillicaudatus chromosome 1, ASM2758022v2, whole genome shotgun sequence genome. Coding sequences within it:
- the napepld gene encoding N-acyl-phosphatidylethanolamine-hydrolyzing phospholipase D isoform X1, translating into MLTLRYALWTKAAVRTVSRHSHISQSCICILLVTSRGTHKKRCLCSSAADRKPMAEGPLICEENELDGGQTTSPEPEKSCYNQINDSLDYRQVGDVTCSQQDSRGRFVNPWKTWQFPSYGTICRLFLMEKNNSNVPSAKEELDSELPVHEPYFVQHPDQCMPASSSMRVTWLGHATVLVEMDGLVLLTDPMFSQRASPMPFMGPKRYRGPPCTVQQLPRLDAVVISHSHYDHLDADSVAALNARFGSELRWFVPLGLAEWMQKAGCENVIELDWWAGERIPGHDDVRVFCTPAQHWCKRSALDDNKALWGSWTVVGPRNRFFFAGDTGYCSSFQEIGKHFGPFDLAAIPIGAYLPRGIMKSQHVDPEEAVKIHIDIKARNSLAIHWGTFALAYEYYLEPRSRLHEAMVNHELNPDLFFTLHHGESRMINQDTETSS
- the napepld gene encoding N-acyl-phosphatidylethanolamine-hydrolyzing phospholipase D isoform X2, coding for MAEGPLICEENELDGGQTTSPEPEKSCYNQINDSLDYRQVGDVTCSQQDSRGRFVNPWKTWQFPSYGTICRLFLMEKNNSNVPSAKEELDSELPVHEPYFVQHPDQCMPASSSMRVTWLGHATVLVEMDGLVLLTDPMFSQRASPMPFMGPKRYRGPPCTVQQLPRLDAVVISHSHYDHLDADSVAALNARFGSELRWFVPLGLAEWMQKAGCENVIELDWWAGERIPGHDDVRVFCTPAQHWCKRSALDDNKALWGSWTVVGPRNRFFFAGDTGYCSSFQEIGKHFGPFDLAAIPIGAYLPRGIMKSQHVDPEEAVKIHIDIKARNSLAIHWGTFALAYEYYLEPRSRLHEAMVNHELNPDLFFTLHHGESRMINQDTETSS